The following are encoded together in the Thalassolituus oleivorans MIL-1 genome:
- the rpsC gene encoding 30S ribosomal protein S3, which produces MGQKVHPTGIRLGITKDHNSIWYAGKDKYADNLLTDIAVRSLIEKRLEKASVSKVVIERPAQNAKVTIHTARPGIVIGKKGEDVEVLRKDVSDLMGIPVHINIEEVRKPDLDARLVAQSVANQLERRVMFRRAMKRAVQNAMRGGAEGIKIQVGGRLGGAEIARSEWYREGRVPLHTLRADIDYSTYEAHTTYGVIGVKVWIFKGEILGGIEEVRDRAKNQGKKKTGRS; this is translated from the coding sequence ATGGGTCAGAAAGTTCATCCAACCGGTATCCGCTTGGGTATCACCAAAGATCATAATTCGATCTGGTATGCTGGGAAGGATAAATACGCCGACAACCTGCTGACTGACATTGCTGTTCGATCTTTGATCGAAAAGCGCCTTGAAAAGGCTTCAGTGAGCAAGGTCGTTATTGAGCGTCCAGCGCAAAACGCCAAAGTAACCATCCACACTGCCCGTCCAGGCATCGTGATTGGTAAAAAAGGCGAAGACGTAGAAGTATTACGTAAAGATGTAAGCGATTTGATGGGTATTCCAGTACACATCAATATCGAAGAAGTTCGTAAACCAGATTTAGATGCTCGTTTGGTAGCGCAAAGCGTTGCTAACCAGCTCGAACGTCGCGTTATGTTCCGTCGTGCTATGAAGCGCGCCGTTCAAAACGCAATGCGTGGCGGTGCTGAAGGCATCAAAATCCAGGTTGGCGGTCGTTTAGGTGGTGCTGAAATCGCTCGTTCAGAGTGGTATCGCGAAGGTCGTGTTCCGTTGCATACATTGCGCGCTGACATCGATTATTCGACGTATGAAGCACACACTACCTATGGTGTTATTGGCGTTAAGGTTTGGATCTTCAAAGGCGAGATCCTAGGCGGAATAGAAGAAGTCCGTGACCGTGCCAAAAACCAAGGTAAAAAGAAAACCGGCCGTTCGTAA
- the rplV gene encoding 50S ribosomal protein L22 produces MSEVAAVLRGARLSAQKGRLVADQIRGRNVAEALNILTFSTKKGADLMKKVLESAIANAEHNNGADVDELSVSTVFVDEGTTLKRIRPRAKGRADRICKRTCHITVKVSEK; encoded by the coding sequence ATGTCTGAAGTAGCCGCTGTACTACGTGGAGCTCGCTTGTCTGCGCAAAAGGGTCGCCTAGTTGCAGATCAGATTCGCGGCAGAAATGTTGCTGAAGCTCTAAACATTTTGACGTTCAGCACCAAGAAAGGCGCTGATCTGATGAAGAAAGTGCTGGAATCTGCTATCGCCAACGCTGAGCACAATAACGGTGCTGATGTTGATGAACTTAGTGTTTCTACTGTGTTCGTTGATGAAGGTACGACTTTGAAGCGCATTCGCCCTCGTGCGAAAGGCCGCGCAGATCGTATCTGTAAGCGTACTTGTCACATCACTGTGAAAGTTTCAGAAAAATAG
- the rpsS gene encoding 30S ribosomal protein S19, which translates to MPRSLKKGPFIDHHLMKKVETALEKNDKRPIKTWSRRSTIFPDFVGLTLAVHNGKQHVPVFVTEDMVGHKLGEFALTRTYKGHVADKKAKR; encoded by the coding sequence GTGCCACGTTCATTGAAAAAAGGTCCATTCATAGACCATCACTTAATGAAGAAGGTAGAGACCGCTCTTGAGAAGAACGACAAACGTCCGATCAAGACTTGGTCTCGCCGCTCCACAATCTTTCCAGATTTCGTGGGGCTGACTCTTGCTGTTCATAACGGCAAGCAACACGTGCCTGTTTTCGTAACTGAAGACATGGTTGGTCATAAACTCGGTGAATTCGCCTTGACTCGTACCTACAAGGGTCATGTTGCGGATAAGAAAGCCAAACGTTAA
- the rplB gene encoding 50S ribosomal protein L2, producing MALVKTKPTSAGRRHLVKVVNAELHTGKPHAALLEKKSKSGGRNNNGRITTRHIGGGHKQHYRLVDFKRNKDGIPAVVERLEYDPNRSANIALLKYADGERSYILAPKGLVAGDQVISGENAPIKVGSSMSLRSVPVGSVIHNVELKPGKGGQIARSAGTSAQLVARDGAYCTLRLRSGEMRKVLSDCRATLGEVGNAEHALRELGKAGASRWRGVRPTVRGVVMNPVDHPHGGGEGRTSGGRHPVTPWGVPTKGYKTRKNKRTDKLIVRRRSAK from the coding sequence ATGGCATTGGTGAAAACTAAACCGACTTCTGCTGGCCGTCGCCATCTGGTAAAAGTCGTAAACGCTGAACTGCACACGGGTAAGCCGCATGCAGCTTTGCTTGAGAAGAAGTCTAAGAGCGGTGGTCGTAACAACAACGGCCGTATTACCACTCGTCACATTGGTGGTGGTCATAAGCAACACTACCGTTTGGTTGACTTCAAACGTAATAAAGATGGTATCCCAGCCGTTGTAGAACGCTTGGAATACGATCCGAACCGTAGCGCGAACATCGCTCTGTTGAAATATGCAGACGGCGAACGTAGCTACATCCTGGCACCAAAAGGCTTAGTTGCTGGTGATCAGGTGATTTCAGGTGAAAACGCACCTATCAAAGTTGGTAGCTCTATGTCGCTACGCAGCGTACCGGTAGGTAGTGTGATTCACAACGTTGAGCTGAAGCCTGGTAAAGGTGGTCAGATCGCTCGTTCTGCGGGTACATCTGCTCAGCTGGTTGCTCGTGATGGTGCTTACTGCACACTGCGTCTTCGTTCAGGCGAAATGCGTAAAGTGCTGTCTGACTGCCGCGCTACTCTAGGTGAAGTTGGTAACGCTGAGCATGCTCTGCGTGAACTGGGTAAAGCTGGTGCATCGCGCTGGCGTGGTGTTCGTCCAACCGTTCGCGGTGTGGTAATGAACCCTGTTGACCACCCACATGGTGGTGGTGAGGGTCGTACTTCTGGTGGTCGCCATCCAGTAACTCCTTGGGGTGTTCCTACCAAAGGTTATAAGACTCGTAAGAATAAGCGTACCGATAAGCTCATCGTACGTCGTCGTTCTGCGAAATAA
- the rplW gene encoding 50S ribosomal protein L23, whose protein sequence is MNRERIFKVLVAPHISEKATILADKNDQYVFRIAPDATKPEIKKAVEALFDVKVQSVQTVNIKGKTKRTARGIGKRNDVRKAYVRLVAGQDIDFADAN, encoded by the coding sequence ATGAATCGTGAACGTATCTTTAAAGTGTTAGTAGCGCCTCATATTTCTGAGAAGGCCACTATCCTAGCTGACAAGAATGATCAGTATGTTTTCCGTATTGCGCCTGACGCAACTAAGCCGGAAATCAAAAAAGCGGTTGAAGCTCTGTTTGACGTGAAAGTTCAGTCAGTACAGACCGTCAACATTAAAGGCAAAACAAAGCGTACTGCTCGCGGCATTGGCAAGCGTAACGATGTGCGTAAAGCATACGTTCGTTTGGTAGCGGGTCAGGACATCGACTTCGCAGACGCGAACTAA
- the rplD gene encoding 50S ribosomal protein L4, whose translation MELKTNTGAAVAVSDATFGREFNEALVHQIVTAYMAGGRQGTKAQKTRSEVSGGGIKPWRQKGTGRARAGTSSSPIWRSGGVTFAAKPRNYEQKVNKKMYRAAMQSILSELVRQDRLVVADSFSVESHKTKAFIAKLNEMDLKNVLIVADDIDENLYLAARNVPHVGVTEASAIDPVSLIAFEKILVTVSALKKLEETYA comes from the coding sequence ATGGAACTTAAAACAAACACTGGCGCGGCAGTAGCAGTTTCTGATGCTACCTTTGGTCGTGAATTCAATGAAGCTCTGGTACACCAGATTGTTACTGCTTATATGGCAGGTGGCCGTCAAGGTACTAAAGCTCAAAAAACCCGTTCTGAAGTTTCTGGTGGTGGTATTAAACCATGGCGTCAGAAGGGTACTGGTCGTGCGCGTGCTGGTACATCAAGCAGCCCTATCTGGCGTTCAGGTGGTGTTACGTTTGCTGCTAAGCCACGCAACTACGAACAGAAAGTGAACAAGAAGATGTATCGCGCAGCGATGCAGTCAATTCTGTCTGAACTAGTTCGTCAGGATCGTTTGGTTGTTGCTGACTCCTTCTCTGTTGAGTCGCACAAGACTAAAGCATTCATTGCTAAGTTAAACGAAATGGATCTGAAGAATGTTCTGATCGTTGCTGATGATATCGATGAGAATCTATATCTAGCGGCTCGTAACGTGCCACATGTTGGCGTTACCGAAGCATCTGCAATTGATCCGGTTAGCTTGATCGCGTTCGAGAAAATCCTAGTGACTGTGTCTGCTCTGAAGAAACTTGAGGAGACCTACGCATGA
- the rplC gene encoding 50S ribosomal protein L3, translating into MAIGIVGKKAGMTRVFTEEGQSVAVTVLHVTPNRVAQVKTAETDGYSALQVTYGAKKASRVSKPEAGHFAKANVEAGRGVMEFRTDETFAAGDELTVAQFEAGQKVDVTGMSKGKGFQGGIKRWNFRMQDATHGNSLSHRAPGSIGQCQTPGRVWKGKKMAGHMGAEQVTTQSLEIVRVDAENNLLLVKGAVPGATGSDVIVKPAVKAKG; encoded by the coding sequence ATGGCAATTGGTATTGTCGGTAAGAAAGCGGGTATGACCCGTGTATTTACCGAAGAAGGTCAATCTGTTGCTGTCACTGTTCTGCACGTAACGCCTAACCGCGTTGCTCAAGTTAAAACCGCCGAAACTGACGGTTACAGTGCTCTGCAGGTTACATATGGCGCGAAGAAAGCTTCTCGCGTTTCAAAACCTGAAGCTGGACATTTTGCGAAAGCAAATGTTGAAGCTGGTCGTGGTGTTATGGAATTCCGCACTGACGAAACTTTCGCCGCTGGCGATGAGTTGACCGTTGCGCAATTCGAAGCAGGCCAAAAGGTTGATGTTACTGGTATGTCTAAAGGTAAGGGCTTCCAAGGCGGTATTAAGCGCTGGAATTTCCGTATGCAAGACGCTACTCACGGTAACTCTTTGTCTCACCGCGCACCTGGCTCTATTGGTCAGTGTCAGACTCCTGGCCGCGTATGGAAAGGCAAAAAAATGGCCGGTCACATGGGTGCTGAGCAGGTAACTACTCAAAGCCTAGAGATCGTTCGTGTAGACGCAGAAAATAATCTGCTGCTGGTCAAGGGTGCAGTTCCAGGTGCGACTGGTTCCGACGTAATTGTTAAACCAGCTGTAAAGGCTAAGGGGTAA
- the rpsJ gene encoding 30S ribosomal protein S10, with amino-acid sequence MQNQRIRIRLKAFDHRLIDTSTQEIVDTAKRTGAQVRGPIPLPTRKERFTVLVSPHVNKDARDQYEIRTHKRMLDIVEPTEKTVDALMKLDLAAGVEVQISLG; translated from the coding sequence ATGCAAAACCAACGAATCCGTATCCGTTTGAAGGCGTTCGACCATCGCCTGATCGATACATCGACTCAGGAAATCGTCGATACGGCTAAACGTACGGGCGCTCAGGTACGCGGTCCTATTCCGTTACCTACACGTAAAGAGCGTTTTACCGTTCTGGTTTCACCGCACGTTAATAAAGACGCGCGCGACCAGTACGAAATCCGTACGCATAAGCGCATGCTCGACATTGTTGAGCCAACTGAGAAAACAGTTGATGCGTTGATGAAACTAGATCTGGCTGCCGGTGTGGAAGTACAGATCAGCCTAGGTTAA
- the tuf gene encoding elongation factor Tu, with protein sequence MAKAAFERTKPHVNVGTIGHVDHGKTTLTAALTRVCSEVWGGAAVAFDGIDNAPEERERGITISTSHVEYESPSRHYAHVDCPGHADYVKNMITGAAQMDGAILVCGATDGPMPQTREHILLSRQVGVPYIVVFLNKADLLAEDCGGADSEEYAEMLELVEMELRDLLSEYDFPGDDTPIIAGSALMALNGQDDNEMGTTAVKKLVETLDEYIPEPERAVDGAFLMPIEDVFSIQGRGTVVTGRVERGIVRTGEEVAIIGIKDTIKTTCTGVEMFRKILDEGRAGENVGVLLRGTKREEVERGQVLAKPGSITPHTTFQSEVYVLGKDEGGRHTPFFKGYRPQFYFRTTDVTGACELPEGVEMVMPGDNVQLTVTLIAPIAMDEGLRFAIREGGRTVGAGVVAKVIA encoded by the coding sequence ATGGCTAAGGCAGCGTTTGAACGCACAAAACCCCACGTAAACGTGGGTACTATCGGTCACGTTGACCACGGTAAAACAACTCTAACTGCAGCGTTAACTCGCGTATGTTCAGAAGTATGGGGCGGTGCTGCCGTTGCATTCGACGGTATCGACAATGCTCCAGAAGAGCGTGAGCGCGGTATCACTATTTCAACGTCACACGTTGAATACGAATCACCATCACGTCACTACGCACACGTCGACTGCCCAGGACACGCGGATTATGTAAAAAACATGATCACTGGTGCTGCACAGATGGACGGCGCGATCCTAGTATGTGGCGCGACTGATGGCCCAATGCCACAGACTCGTGAGCACATCCTGTTGTCTCGTCAGGTTGGTGTACCTTACATTGTTGTATTCCTAAACAAAGCGGATCTTCTTGCTGAAGATTGCGGCGGCGCAGACTCAGAAGAATACGCAGAAATGCTTGAGCTTGTTGAAATGGAATTGCGTGACCTGTTGTCAGAATATGACTTCCCAGGCGACGACACTCCAATCATCGCGGGTTCTGCTTTGATGGCATTGAACGGCCAAGACGACAACGAAATGGGTACAACCGCTGTTAAGAAGCTGGTTGAAACTCTAGATGAGTACATCCCTGAGCCAGAGCGTGCTGTTGATGGTGCCTTCTTGATGCCAATCGAAGACGTATTCTCTATTCAAGGTCGTGGTACGGTTGTTACTGGTCGTGTTGAGCGCGGTATCGTTCGTACTGGTGAAGAAGTTGCGATCATCGGTATCAAAGACACCATCAAAACTACCTGTACTGGTGTTGAGATGTTCCGCAAGATTCTAGACGAAGGCCGTGCTGGTGAGAACGTTGGTGTTCTGCTGCGTGGTACTAAGCGTGAAGAAGTTGAGCGTGGCCAAGTATTGGCTAAGCCAGGTTCTATTACTCCACACACAACTTTCCAATCAGAAGTTTACGTGTTGGGTAAAGATGAAGGTGGTCGTCATACACCATTCTTCAAAGGCTACCGTCCACAGTTCTACTTCCGTACAACTGACGTGACAGGTGCTTGTGAACTTCCAGAAGGCGTAGAAATGGTAATGCCAGGTGATAACGTTCAATTGACCGTTACTCTGATTGCACCAATCGCGATGGATGAAGGTTTACGTTTCGCAATCCGTGAAGGTGGCCGTACAGTTGGCGCCGGCGTGGTAGCAAAAGTTATCGCTTAA
- the fusA gene encoding elongation factor G, with product MARTTPIERYRNIGIVAHVDAGKTTTTERVLFYTGVSHKIGEVHDGAATMDWMEQEQERGITITSAATTCFWAGMAQQFNQHRINIIDTPGHVDFTIEVERSLRVLDGAVVVLCGSSGVQPQTETVWRQANKYEVPRLVFVNKMDRAGADYFMVVEQLKSRLGANAVPIQINIGAEENFSGVIDLIKMKAIRWSEADQGMTFVYEDIPEDMVDVAQEWRENMIEAAAEANDELMDRYLEGETLEEAEIKAALRQLTLSGDVVLVTCGSAFKNKGVQAVLDAVIEYMPSPIEVKAIDGVLNDAAETPAVREASDTAPFAALAFKIATDPFVGTLTFMRVYSGVLNSGDSVFNPVKSKKERVGRMVQMHANSREEIKSVCAGDIAAAIGLKDVTTGDTLCAIDHVITLERMEFPDPVISVAVEPRSVADQEKMGVALGKLAQEDPSFRVETDPETGQTIISGMGELHLDIIVDRMRREFNVEANVGKPQVAYREKITATVEIDHKFVKQSGGRGQYGHVVIRFEPSDEEGLEFINEVVGGVIPREYIPAVEKGIFEQMKNGVLAGYPLLGLKATLIDGSYHDVDSNEMAFKIAASQATKQLSEKGKAVLLEPTMKVEVVTPEANMGDVVGDLNRRRGLISGMDDTPSGKVVDASVPLAEMFGYATDLRSATQGRATYSMEFEKYSEAPASVADAIIKRY from the coding sequence GTGGCACGCACAACGCCGATTGAGCGTTACCGTAATATTGGTATTGTGGCTCATGTCGATGCGGGTAAAACCACAACGACGGAGCGCGTACTTTTTTACACCGGTGTTTCTCACAAAATCGGTGAGGTACATGACGGCGCCGCTACCATGGACTGGATGGAGCAGGAACAGGAGCGTGGTATTACTATCACCTCCGCTGCGACCACTTGTTTTTGGGCCGGTATGGCACAGCAATTTAACCAGCACCGTATCAATATCATTGATACGCCTGGGCACGTTGACTTCACTATTGAGGTTGAGCGTTCGTTGCGTGTGTTGGATGGCGCTGTTGTGGTGCTGTGTGGTTCCTCTGGTGTTCAGCCTCAGACTGAAACAGTCTGGCGTCAGGCGAACAAGTATGAAGTTCCCCGCCTTGTATTCGTTAATAAGATGGACCGTGCTGGTGCCGACTACTTTATGGTGGTTGAGCAGCTGAAGAGTCGTCTTGGTGCGAATGCAGTGCCTATTCAAATCAATATTGGCGCTGAAGAGAATTTCAGTGGCGTTATCGATTTGATTAAGATGAAGGCAATTCGTTGGAGTGAAGCTGATCAAGGTATGACCTTTGTTTATGAGGACATTCCTGAAGACATGGTTGACGTGGCACAAGAGTGGCGCGAAAACATGATCGAAGCAGCCGCGGAAGCCAATGATGAGCTGATGGATCGCTATTTAGAGGGCGAAACGTTGGAGGAGGCTGAGATTAAGGCTGCTCTACGTCAACTTACCTTATCTGGCGATGTTGTACTGGTAACTTGCGGTTCTGCCTTTAAAAATAAAGGCGTGCAAGCGGTACTTGATGCCGTAATCGAATATATGCCATCTCCAATTGAGGTGAAGGCAATCGACGGTGTGTTAAACGATGCTGCAGAAACACCTGCGGTGCGTGAAGCATCTGATACCGCGCCATTTGCTGCGTTGGCATTCAAAATCGCCACTGATCCTTTCGTTGGTACATTAACCTTTATGCGCGTTTACTCTGGGGTCTTGAACTCGGGGGATAGTGTTTTTAATCCGGTTAAGTCGAAGAAAGAACGTGTTGGGCGTATGGTGCAAATGCATGCGAACTCGCGCGAAGAAATTAAATCTGTATGTGCTGGTGATATTGCTGCGGCCATCGGATTGAAAGATGTAACGACGGGCGATACCTTGTGTGCCATTGATCACGTTATTACGCTTGAGCGTATGGAATTCCCAGACCCAGTTATCTCGGTTGCTGTTGAGCCGCGCTCAGTAGCTGATCAAGAGAAGATGGGAGTTGCGTTGGGTAAACTTGCGCAAGAAGATCCATCGTTCCGTGTGGAAACAGATCCTGAAACCGGCCAGACCATTATTTCTGGTATGGGTGAATTGCATCTCGATATTATTGTCGATCGTATGCGTCGTGAATTTAACGTTGAGGCGAATGTGGGTAAGCCGCAAGTGGCTTATCGCGAGAAAATCACCGCAACGGTTGAGATTGATCACAAGTTTGTTAAGCAATCGGGTGGTCGTGGTCAGTACGGGCACGTAGTGATCCGTTTCGAGCCTTCGGATGAAGAAGGCCTCGAATTTATCAATGAAGTGGTTGGTGGCGTTATTCCGCGCGAATATATTCCTGCGGTAGAAAAAGGCATCTTCGAGCAAATGAAAAACGGTGTGCTGGCGGGATACCCATTGCTGGGCCTAAAAGCGACGTTAATCGACGGCTCGTATCACGACGTTGACTCGAATGAGATGGCGTTTAAAATTGCTGCCTCACAGGCAACTAAACAGCTTTCGGAAAAAGGTAAGGCAGTCTTGCTCGAGCCTACGATGAAGGTTGAGGTTGTAACCCCTGAAGCAAATATGGGGGATGTGGTAGGTGATTTGAATCGTCGTCGAGGATTGATTTCAGGAATGGATGACACGCCTTCCGGTAAGGTGGTCGACGCCAGCGTACCTTTGGCAGAGATGTTCGGTTATGCGACCGATTTGCGTTCTGCTACTCAGGGTCGTGCGACCTATTCGATGGAATTTGAAAAATACTCGGAAGCACCTGCCAGTGTTGCCGATGCGATTATTAAAAGATATTAA
- the rpsG gene encoding 30S ribosomal protein S7: MPRRRVAAKREILPDPKFGNTVLAKFMNHVMVSGKKSVAEKIVYGALDTMASKQGGDPLELFEKALEAIQPLVEVKSRRVGGATYQVPVEVRPSRRQALAMRWLVDAARGRGEKSMAQRLANEMLDAAEGKGSAVKKREDVHRMAEANKAFSHYRF, from the coding sequence ATGCCAAGAAGACGCGTCGCCGCGAAACGCGAAATACTGCCAGATCCGAAATTCGGAAATACTGTACTGGCTAAGTTCATGAACCATGTAATGGTTAGTGGAAAGAAATCCGTTGCCGAGAAAATCGTTTACGGTGCATTGGATACTATGGCTTCAAAACAGGGTGGCGATCCGCTAGAACTGTTTGAAAAAGCATTAGAAGCAATCCAGCCTTTGGTAGAAGTTAAGAGCCGCCGTGTTGGTGGTGCTACTTATCAAGTACCTGTTGAAGTTCGTCCTTCACGTCGTCAAGCTTTGGCGATGCGTTGGTTAGTAGATGCAGCTCGTGGTCGTGGTGAAAAGTCCATGGCTCAGCGTCTTGCGAACGAGATGCTGGATGCAGCTGAAGGTAAAGGTTCTGCGGTTAAGAAGCGTGAAGACGTTCACCGCATGGCTGAAGCGAACAAAGCGTTCTCTCATTACCGCTTTTAA
- the rpsL gene encoding 30S ribosomal protein S12, translating to MATINQLVRQPRKRKVAKSDVPALQACPQRRGVCTRVYTTTPKKPNSALRKVCRVRLTNGFEVTSYIGGEGHNLQEHSVVLIRGGRVKDLPGVRYHTVRGSLDTSGVANRRQARSKYGAKRPKK from the coding sequence ATGGCTACAATCAATCAGTTGGTTCGTCAGCCTCGTAAACGCAAAGTGGCTAAGAGTGACGTACCTGCATTGCAAGCATGTCCTCAGCGTCGTGGTGTATGTACTCGTGTATATACCACTACACCTAAAAAGCCTAACTCGGCATTGCGTAAAGTATGTCGTGTGCGTTTAACGAATGGTTTCGAAGTAACTTCGTACATCGGCGGTGAAGGTCACAACCTGCAAGAACACAGTGTTGTACTGATCCGTGGCGGTCGTGTAAAAGACTTGCCAGGTGTTCGTTATCACACAGTACGCGGTTCGCTAGATACTTCTGGTGTTGCTAACCGTCGTCAAGCACGTTCTAAGTACGGTGCTAAGCGTCCTAAGAAGTAA